The Streptomyces sp. NBC_01268 genome window below encodes:
- a CDS encoding DUF6542 domain-containing protein: MEQHRTRKPQSRRPAGHPPQTPLTPPGALVEGAAVYRVAARPRPGKPRVERPAPPVVVALRKLPNPRLTGLGAGLFASAVMLVLGFLDWLLFDSSPLVFGLLFLPVSALTALWVRTADLVTAPISVPIAFAVGVVPVSGGTGGVGGQAMALVTALAVHAGWLYGGTLVAGVIASVRKVRDMGRRQRAAGSAVRPVRRPAPERG, encoded by the coding sequence GTGGAGCAGCACAGGACACGCAAGCCGCAGTCGCGGCGCCCCGCCGGGCACCCGCCGCAGACCCCTCTGACGCCGCCCGGCGCGCTGGTCGAGGGCGCCGCGGTCTATCGCGTCGCCGCCCGTCCGCGCCCCGGCAAGCCCCGGGTGGAGCGGCCGGCGCCGCCGGTCGTGGTGGCGCTGCGCAAGCTGCCGAACCCGCGGCTCACCGGGCTCGGGGCGGGGCTCTTCGCCTCCGCCGTGATGCTGGTGCTCGGTTTCCTCGACTGGCTGCTGTTCGACAGTTCGCCGCTCGTCTTCGGGCTGCTGTTCCTGCCGGTCAGCGCCCTGACCGCGCTGTGGGTCCGTACCGCCGACCTCGTGACCGCCCCGATCAGTGTCCCCATCGCGTTCGCCGTCGGCGTCGTGCCCGTCTCGGGCGGTACGGGCGGGGTCGGCGGACAGGCGATGGCGCTGGTGACGGCGCTCGCCGTGCACGCCGGGTGGCTGTACGGGGGCACGCTCGTCGCCGGTGTGATCGCCAGCGTGCGCAAGGTGCGGGACATGGGCCGACGCCAGCGGGCCGCCGGGTCCGCCGTACGCCCGGTGCGGCGCCCCGCCCCCGAGCGCGGCTGA
- the xseA gene encoding exodeoxyribonuclease VII large subunit: protein MGLNTSAEAPLPVGEVSRLIGGWIDRLGAIWVEGQITQLSRRPGAGVVFLTLRDPSYDISINVTCYRQVFDAVADVVSEGARVVVHAKPEWYAPRGQLSLRAVEIKPVGIGELLARLEQLKRSLGAEGLFALDRKKPLPFLPQLVGLVVGRASAAERDVLENARRRWPAVRFEVRNVAVQGVKAVPQVVGAVRELDAHEGVDVIIVARGGGSVEDLLPFSDEQLVRAVAECRTPVVSAIGHEPDSPLLDLVADLRASTPTDAAKKVVPDVGEELDRVQGLRDRALRTVRGLLDREERGLAHALARPVMEHPQRMVEVREDEVGALLARGRRTFGHLLDRAESELSHTRARVRALSPAATMERGYAVLQRADGSVVRDPVEVAVDEELRARVAAGEFAVRRTAP, encoded by the coding sequence ATGGGTCTGAACACGTCCGCCGAAGCGCCGCTGCCCGTCGGGGAGGTCTCCCGGCTCATCGGGGGGTGGATCGACCGGCTGGGGGCGATCTGGGTCGAGGGGCAGATCACGCAGTTGTCGCGGCGGCCGGGTGCCGGGGTCGTGTTCCTGACGCTGCGGGATCCCTCGTACGACATCTCGATCAACGTCACCTGTTACCGCCAGGTCTTCGACGCCGTCGCCGACGTCGTCTCGGAGGGCGCCCGGGTCGTGGTGCACGCGAAGCCGGAGTGGTACGCGCCGCGGGGGCAGCTGTCGCTGCGGGCGGTGGAGATCAAGCCGGTCGGGATCGGTGAGCTGCTCGCCCGGCTGGAGCAGCTGAAGCGGAGCCTGGGGGCGGAGGGGCTGTTCGCCCTGGACCGGAAGAAGCCGTTGCCGTTCCTGCCGCAGCTGGTGGGGCTCGTCGTCGGGCGGGCCTCGGCGGCCGAGCGGGACGTACTGGAGAACGCGCGGCGGCGCTGGCCCGCCGTGCGCTTCGAGGTGCGGAACGTGGCGGTGCAGGGCGTGAAGGCCGTCCCCCAGGTGGTGGGGGCGGTGCGGGAGCTGGACGCGCACGAGGGCGTGGACGTGATCATCGTGGCGCGGGGCGGCGGCAGCGTCGAGGACCTGCTGCCGTTCTCGGACGAGCAGCTGGTCCGGGCGGTGGCGGAGTGCCGTACGCCGGTGGTGTCGGCGATCGGGCACGAGCCGGACTCGCCGCTGCTCGACCTGGTCGCGGACCTGCGGGCGTCGACGCCGACGGACGCCGCCAAGAAGGTGGTGCCGGACGTGGGCGAGGAGCTGGACCGGGTGCAGGGCCTGCGGGACCGGGCGCTGCGGACCGTGCGGGGGCTGCTGGACCGGGAGGAGCGGGGGCTCGCGCACGCGCTGGCGCGGCCGGTGATGGAGCACCCGCAGCGGATGGTGGAGGTCCGCGAGGACGAGGTCGGGGCGCTGCTCGCGCGGGGCCGGCGGACCTTCGGGCATCTGCTGGACCGGGCCGAGTCGGAGTTGTCGCACACGCGGGCGCGGGTCCGGGCGCTGTCGCCCGCGGCGACGATGGAGCGGGGGTACGCGGTGCTGCAGCGGGCGGACGGGTCGGTGGTCCGGGATCCGGTGGAGGTGGCGGTGGACGAGGAGCTGCGGGCGCGGGTGGCCGCGGGCGAGTTCGCGGTGCGCCGGACGGCCCCCTGA
- a CDS encoding type II toxin-antitoxin system Phd/YefM family antitoxin — MTQPLPIESIRDVRAHLAEVVERADRDDVPTIITRRGKEVAAVVSIEVLRKYQEWEEREINRIIDERMANPAPGIPIEDIMRETLARGE; from the coding sequence ATGACGCAGCCGCTGCCCATAGAGTCCATTCGGGACGTGCGCGCCCACCTGGCGGAAGTCGTGGAGCGTGCGGACCGCGACGACGTACCCACGATCATCACGCGCCGGGGCAAGGAAGTCGCCGCCGTCGTCTCCATCGAGGTGCTGCGCAAGTACCAGGAGTGGGAAGAGCGCGAGATCAACCGGATCATCGACGAGCGCATGGCCAACCCTGCGCCCGGCATCCCGATCGAGGACATCATGCGGGAGACGTTGGCGCGAGGTGAGTGA
- a CDS encoding ScbR family autoregulator-binding transcription factor, whose product MAQQPKQERAIQTRKEILRAAAVVFDKSGFSGASINRILQEADLTAGALYFHFKSKEDLARAVMNAQPDSIVPWLSSEGLQRLVDITLVWAHQLQTDVLLRAGVRLTSEQGSFGFRDIAPYQDWSRIMADCLRVAVEKGELLSGIEPTELAEFVVESCTGMQTYSAVASEDRADLVDRVTRMWRLLMPGIAVPTVIARTEVNPARARTALHEATTSAATAATHPPETA is encoded by the coding sequence GTGGCGCAGCAGCCGAAGCAGGAGAGGGCCATCCAGACCCGTAAGGAGATCCTGCGGGCCGCGGCCGTCGTCTTCGACAAGTCGGGCTTCTCCGGCGCGAGCATCAACCGCATCCTGCAGGAGGCGGACCTCACGGCCGGGGCGCTCTACTTCCACTTCAAGTCGAAGGAAGACCTGGCCCGCGCCGTCATGAACGCGCAGCCGGACTCGATCGTCCCCTGGCTCTCCTCCGAGGGCCTCCAGCGCCTCGTCGACATCACCCTGGTCTGGGCCCACCAGCTCCAGACCGACGTCCTCCTCAGGGCCGGCGTCCGCCTCACGAGCGAGCAGGGCTCCTTCGGCTTCCGCGACATCGCCCCGTACCAGGACTGGAGCCGCATCATGGCGGACTGCCTCCGGGTCGCGGTCGAGAAGGGCGAACTCCTGTCGGGCATCGAGCCCACGGAATTGGCCGAATTCGTCGTCGAGTCCTGTACGGGCATGCAGACCTATTCGGCCGTCGCGAGCGAGGACCGCGCCGACCTGGTCGACCGCGTCACCCGCATGTGGCGCCTCCTGATGCCCGGCATCGCGGTCCCCACGGTCATCGCCCGCACCGAGGTGAACCCCGCCCGAGCCCGAACGGCCCTCCACGAAGCCACCACCTCGGCCGCCACGGCCGCCACGCACCCGCCCGAGACCGCCTGA
- a CDS encoding type II toxin-antitoxin system RelE family toxin, with the protein MSEYRTVFRPEAQAELRKIPRDMALRILAKLTELETDPLGFNTTALVSQPERRRLRVSDYRVVYTLDNGELVVWVVHVGHRSTVNET; encoded by the coding sequence GTGAGTGAGTACCGAACCGTCTTCCGACCTGAGGCCCAGGCCGAGCTTCGGAAGATCCCTCGTGACATGGCGCTGCGCATCCTGGCCAAGCTGACCGAGCTGGAGACCGACCCTCTCGGCTTCAACACCACCGCACTCGTGTCCCAGCCCGAGCGACGCCGCCTGCGCGTCAGCGACTACCGCGTCGTCTACACCCTCGACAACGGAGAGCTGGTGGTCTGGGTCGTTCATGTCGGACACCGGTCCACCGTTAACGAGACCTGA
- a CDS encoding DUF6000 family protein — translation MPSPHPEEVGYGHVVESYVTRMYGGLPRYLVLNGGRFLGPRWWHTTRFTRHLLADAAAIDDGELEALLGYEWRSRLTAGWLIGVDRRERFRARIGDLLLASEVCYSGGAYCFALARFGTHADAEILTAYLDHYLPRTDLHYDQPAALGALLRLDALLGTGHADRFTEPDGLWDEWVKGVGRLGHSSHTPAEQRRWADLHCEFANGWTRT, via the coding sequence ATGCCGTCCCCACACCCCGAGGAAGTCGGCTACGGCCATGTGGTCGAGAGCTACGTGACGAGGATGTACGGCGGCCTCCCGCGCTATCTCGTACTGAATGGCGGGCGGTTCCTGGGCCCCCGGTGGTGGCACACCACTCGCTTTACCCGGCATCTGCTCGCCGACGCCGCCGCGATCGACGACGGGGAACTGGAAGCCCTCCTCGGGTACGAATGGCGCTCACGCCTCACCGCCGGCTGGCTGATCGGTGTCGACCGCCGCGAACGGTTCCGAGCGCGCATCGGCGACCTGCTCCTGGCCAGCGAGGTCTGCTACTCCGGCGGCGCCTACTGCTTCGCCCTGGCCCGCTTCGGCACCCACGCCGACGCCGAGATCCTCACCGCCTACCTCGACCACTACCTCCCCCGCACCGACCTCCACTACGACCAGCCCGCCGCCCTGGGCGCCCTCCTCCGGCTCGACGCCCTCCTCGGTACCGGCCACGCCGACCGCTTCACGGAGCCCGACGGCCTCTGGGACGAGTGGGTCAAGGGCGTGGGACGCCTCGGCCACTCCAGCCACACCCCCGCCGAACAGCGTCGCTGGGCGGACCTCCACTGCGAGTTCGCCAACGGATGGACCCGCACGTAG
- a CDS encoding APC family permease translates to MAEDGRGRAGEEARVAEHTGLRRDLGFRDLVVYGLLFIAPMAPVGVYGTLDAKSHGAVALVYLVATVAMAFTALSYAQMVRVAPQAGSVFTYARKGLGEGPGFIAGWMAMLDYLLIPAVAYLFAGIAMEALVPEVDRWVWTAIAVVVTTLLNLWGVRAAARVGFAVLAMEIVVLLVFVVSAVVVLVRDGAQRDWWSPLTGDAGFSAAAVLGAVSVAVLSYLGFDAIAAFAEEVTGGSAKVARAVLFCLALAGVLFVAQTWLIALLEPLSSKELAADPASQGSAFYDAVDAAVGDWLHDLVAVSKAIGAAFAALAGQAAGGRLLFAMGRDRRLPHVLARTDSGVPRVALLVAATVTMIAAVWAARRDDGLDHLVSVVDVGALTAFVLLHASVVGWFAVRRMEGPPHWFKHVVAPVLGAAILVAVIVEASPAAQVVGVIWLGVGLVVLAVQGSRRGV, encoded by the coding sequence ATGGCTGAGGACGGGCGGGGGCGGGCAGGGGAGGAAGCGCGGGTCGCGGAGCACACGGGGCTGCGCAGGGACCTCGGGTTCCGCGACCTCGTCGTGTACGGACTGCTGTTCATCGCCCCGATGGCGCCGGTCGGCGTGTACGGCACGCTCGACGCGAAATCGCACGGCGCGGTCGCACTGGTGTACCTGGTGGCGACCGTCGCCATGGCCTTCACGGCGCTGAGCTACGCGCAGATGGTGCGGGTCGCGCCGCAGGCCGGGTCCGTGTTCACGTACGCGCGCAAGGGGCTCGGGGAGGGGCCGGGGTTCATCGCCGGGTGGATGGCGATGCTCGACTACCTGCTGATCCCGGCCGTGGCGTACCTCTTCGCGGGGATCGCCATGGAGGCGCTGGTCCCGGAGGTGGACCGCTGGGTGTGGACGGCGATCGCGGTCGTCGTGACGACCCTGCTCAACCTCTGGGGGGTGCGGGCGGCGGCCCGGGTCGGCTTCGCGGTCCTGGCCATGGAGATCGTGGTCCTGCTGGTGTTCGTCGTGTCGGCGGTGGTCGTGCTCGTACGGGACGGGGCGCAGCGCGACTGGTGGTCGCCGCTCACCGGTGACGCCGGGTTCTCGGCCGCGGCGGTGTTGGGGGCGGTGTCGGTCGCGGTCCTGTCGTACCTCGGTTTCGACGCGATCGCCGCCTTCGCGGAGGAGGTGACCGGGGGGTCGGCGAAGGTGGCGCGGGCGGTGCTGTTCTGTCTGGCGCTGGCCGGTGTGCTGTTCGTGGCGCAGACCTGGCTGATCGCGCTGCTCGAACCGCTCTCCTCCAAGGAGCTGGCGGCGGATCCGGCCTCGCAGGGTTCCGCTTTCTACGACGCGGTCGACGCGGCGGTCGGCGACTGGCTGCACGACCTGGTGGCGGTGTCGAAGGCGATCGGGGCGGCGTTCGCGGCGCTGGCCGGGCAGGCGGCGGGCGGGCGGCTGCTGTTCGCGATGGGCCGCGACCGACGGCTGCCGCACGTGCTTGCGCGTACGGACTCGGGGGTGCCGCGGGTGGCGCTGCTGGTGGCGGCGACGGTGACGATGATCGCCGCGGTGTGGGCGGCCCGGCGCGACGACGGGCTCGACCATCTGGTGTCGGTCGTGGACGTGGGCGCCCTGACGGCCTTCGTGTTGCTGCACGCGAGCGTGGTCGGCTGGTTCGCGGTGCGGCGCATGGAGGGGCCGCCGCACTGGTTCAAGCATGTCGTGGCCCCGGTCCTGGGTGCCGCGATCCTGGTCGCGGTCATCGTGGAGGCGTCGCCGGCGGCGCAGGTGGTGGGCGTGATCTGGCTGGGGGTCGGGTTGGTGGTGCTGGCGGTGCAGGGGTCGCGGCGCGGGGTGTGA
- a CDS encoding 4-hydroxy-3-methylbut-2-enyl diphosphate reductase: protein MGRMTATPASTPATNRPKRVLLAAPRGYCAGVDRAVIAVEKALEQYGAPIYVRHEIVHNKYVVQTLERKGAIFVDQATEVPPGNIVMFSAHGVAPTVHEEARQGRLATIDATCPLVTKVHKEAVRFANEDFDILLIGHEGHEEVIGTSGEAPDHIQLVDGPEDVAKVEVRDPSRVVWLSQTTLSVDETMETVDALKEKFPQLISPPSDDICYATQNRQIAIKELAGQAELVIVVGSKNSSNSIRMVEVAKQAGAPAAYLVDFASEIDEAWLEGVTSVGLSSGASVPDVLVQEVLEWLSQRGYADVELVKTADESLTFSLPKELRNKDLRAAAAALLENE, encoded by the coding sequence ATGGGACGCATGACTGCAACGCCCGCGTCGACGCCCGCGACGAACCGCCCGAAGCGTGTCCTGCTCGCCGCTCCCCGCGGCTACTGCGCGGGTGTGGACCGTGCCGTGATCGCCGTGGAGAAGGCCCTGGAGCAGTACGGGGCCCCCATCTACGTCCGCCACGAGATCGTCCACAACAAGTACGTCGTGCAGACCCTGGAGCGGAAGGGCGCGATCTTCGTCGACCAGGCGACCGAGGTGCCGCCGGGCAACATCGTGATGTTCTCCGCCCACGGAGTCGCCCCCACCGTGCACGAGGAGGCCCGCCAGGGTCGGCTCGCCACCATCGACGCCACCTGCCCGCTGGTGACGAAGGTCCACAAGGAAGCCGTCCGCTTCGCCAACGAGGACTTCGACATCCTCCTCATCGGCCACGAGGGCCACGAGGAGGTCATCGGCACCTCCGGCGAGGCCCCCGACCACATCCAGCTCGTCGACGGCCCCGAGGACGTCGCCAAGGTCGAGGTCCGCGACCCGTCCCGGGTCGTCTGGCTCTCCCAGACCACGCTCTCGGTCGACGAGACCATGGAGACGGTGGACGCGCTGAAGGAGAAGTTCCCGCAGCTGATCTCCCCGCCCTCCGACGACATCTGCTACGCCACGCAGAACCGTCAGATCGCGATCAAGGAGCTCGCCGGCCAGGCCGAGCTCGTCATCGTGGTCGGCTCCAAGAACTCCTCGAACTCGATCCGCATGGTCGAGGTCGCCAAGCAGGCCGGCGCCCCCGCCGCGTACCTCGTCGACTTCGCCAGCGAGATCGACGAGGCCTGGCTGGAGGGCGTCACCAGCGTCGGCCTCTCCTCCGGCGCCTCCGTCCCCGACGTGCTGGTCCAGGAGGTCCTGGAGTGGCTGTCCCAGCGCGGCTACGCCGACGTGGAGCTGGTCAAGACGGCCGACGAGTCGCTGACCTTCTCGCTGCCCAAGGAGCTGCGCAACAAGGACCTGCGCGCCGCGGCGGCGGCCCTGCTCGAAAACGAGTGA
- the ychF gene encoding redox-regulated ATPase YchF, producing the protein MSLTIGIVGLPNVGKSTLFNALTKNDVLAANYPFATIEPNVGVVGVPDARLTKLAEIFGSQRILPATVDFVDIAGIVRGASEGEGLGNKFLANIRESDAICQVIRAFKDENVVHVDGKVSPKDDIETINTELILADLQTIEKVLPRLQKEMRIKKDTAPKVAAVEAAQAILEKGDTLFSQGIVQGSEKAELLHDLHLLTTKPFLYVFNVDEDELTDDAFKAEQSALVAPAEAIFLNAKLEQDLTELDEEDAMELLQSVGAEEPGLAILARVGFDTLGLQTYLTAGPKESRAWTIKKGATAPEAAGVIHTDFQKGFIKAEVISFADLVETGSVADARSAGKARMEGKEYVMQDGDVVEFRFNV; encoded by the coding sequence GTGTCGCTCACGATCGGAATCGTCGGCCTGCCGAACGTCGGCAAGTCGACCCTGTTCAACGCCCTGACCAAGAACGACGTGCTGGCGGCCAACTACCCGTTCGCCACGATCGAGCCCAACGTCGGCGTCGTCGGCGTCCCGGACGCCCGCCTGACCAAGCTGGCCGAGATCTTCGGCTCCCAGCGGATCCTCCCGGCCACCGTCGACTTCGTCGACATCGCCGGCATCGTGCGCGGCGCGAGCGAGGGCGAGGGCCTGGGCAACAAGTTCCTGGCGAACATCCGCGAGTCGGACGCCATCTGCCAGGTCATCCGCGCCTTCAAGGACGAGAACGTCGTGCACGTCGACGGCAAGGTCTCGCCGAAGGACGACATCGAGACGATCAACACCGAGCTGATCCTCGCCGACCTCCAGACCATCGAGAAGGTCCTGCCGCGCCTCCAGAAGGAGATGCGGATCAAGAAGGACACGGCGCCCAAGGTCGCCGCGGTCGAGGCCGCCCAGGCGATCCTGGAGAAGGGCGACACCCTCTTCTCGCAGGGCATCGTTCAGGGCTCGGAGAAGGCGGAGCTCCTGCACGACCTCCACCTGCTCACCACCAAGCCCTTCCTCTACGTCTTCAACGTCGACGAGGACGAGCTGACCGACGACGCCTTCAAGGCCGAGCAGAGCGCCCTGGTCGCCCCGGCCGAGGCGATCTTCCTCAACGCCAAGCTGGAGCAGGACCTCACCGAGCTCGACGAGGAGGACGCCATGGAGCTCCTCCAGTCCGTCGGCGCCGAGGAGCCCGGCCTGGCCATCCTCGCCCGCGTCGGCTTCGACACCCTCGGCCTGCAGACCTACCTGACGGCGGGCCCGAAGGAGTCCCGCGCCTGGACCATCAAGAAGGGCGCGACGGCCCCCGAGGCTGCCGGTGTGATCCACACCGACTTCCAGAAGGGCTTCATCAAGGCCGAGGTCATCTCCTTCGCCGACCTCGTCGAGACCGGCTCGGTCGCCGACGCCCGCTCCGCCGGCAAGGCCCGCATGGAGGGCAAGGAGTACGTCATGCAGGACGGCGACGTCGTGGAGTTCCGTTTCAACGTCTGA
- a CDS encoding exodeoxyribonuclease VII small subunit, which translates to MAARTGAEETALGYEQARDELIEVVRRLEAGGTTLEESLALWERGEELAKVCRHWLEGARARLDASLAAERPEGSPGGADGSGDE; encoded by the coding sequence ATGGCGGCACGCACGGGCGCGGAAGAGACTGCACTCGGCTACGAACAGGCGCGCGACGAGCTCATCGAGGTCGTGCGGCGGCTGGAGGCGGGCGGTACGACGCTGGAGGAGTCCCTGGCGCTCTGGGAGCGCGGCGAGGAGCTGGCGAAGGTCTGCCGGCATTGGCTGGAGGGGGCTCGCGCCCGTCTGGACGCCTCGCTCGCCGCGGAGCGGCCGGAGGGGTCACCGGGTGGTGCCGACGGCTCCGGGGACGAGTAG
- the ppgK gene encoding polyphosphate--glucose phosphotransferase, whose protein sequence is MNVFGVDIGGSGIKGAPVDLDRGDLTEPRHKVLTPQPATPDEVAGCVAEVVAHFGWQGPVGVTFPGVVTGSTIRTAANVDKSWIGVDAGKLLGDRLGGLPVTVLNDADAAGVAEMAFGAGRGRKGTVILLTLGTGIGSAVFVDGRLVPNTELGHLELKGHDAEKRASSKAREDEDLTWEHWATRRVQKYLAHVEMLFSPELFIIGGGVSRKADRFLPLIEGVNAEIVPAELQNNAGIVGAGMAAGLLG, encoded by the coding sequence ATGAACGTCTTCGGAGTGGACATCGGCGGCTCGGGCATCAAGGGAGCCCCCGTGGACCTGGACCGCGGCGACCTGACCGAGCCGCGCCACAAGGTACTGACCCCGCAGCCCGCCACACCCGACGAGGTGGCGGGCTGCGTCGCGGAGGTCGTGGCGCACTTCGGCTGGCAGGGACCGGTCGGCGTCACCTTCCCCGGCGTCGTGACCGGCTCCACCATCCGCACGGCGGCCAACGTGGACAAGTCCTGGATCGGCGTCGACGCGGGCAAGCTGCTCGGCGACCGCCTCGGCGGCCTGCCGGTCACCGTCCTGAACGACGCCGACGCCGCCGGCGTCGCCGAGATGGCCTTCGGCGCCGGCCGCGGCCGCAAGGGCACCGTCATCCTGCTCACCCTCGGCACCGGCATCGGCTCCGCCGTCTTCGTCGACGGCCGGCTCGTTCCCAACACCGAGCTCGGCCACCTGGAGCTCAAGGGCCACGACGCCGAGAAGCGCGCCTCGTCGAAGGCCCGCGAGGACGAGGACCTCACCTGGGAGCACTGGGCGACGCGACGCGTGCAGAAGTACCTGGCGCACGTGGAGATGCTGTTCTCGCCGGAGCTCTTCATCATCGGCGGCGGCGTCAGCCGCAAGGCGGACAGGTTCCTGCCGCTGATCGAGGGCGTCAACGCGGAGATCGTCCCGGCGGAGCTGCAGAACAACGCGGGGATCGTGGGGGCGGGGATGGCGGCGGGGCTGCTCGGCTGA
- a CDS encoding DEAD/DEAH box helicase, whose protein sequence is MGREERDAVARGVLLSEAAQAVVDDHARAVEAVRAALEPLHDAAVKRELDAIAVSRLQDVTEGRLRLGSVEREGFGTVGRVLEASPYRLRQIPGVGQRTVDQMLAAARRISEAVRDTVAVHIDVDRPEPRTTALVMALHVLVEAGPQARRAVERAAEVPGRLRPLLVEARAATGPFRLLLAGREKKTRALAAVAGIRSEVDEAERSGLPGLLAQASVDLLRGAPSDIAAWVDFELRSAEYYSVLAEISGRLPDPAAAEGFLPEEIAERIRTQRLDDSHRRVSLRGYQAFGARFALAQRKVILGDEMGLGKTIQAIAVLAHLAAEGQSHFMVVCPVSVLVNWTREIEARSALRVMVLHGPDRHDAFADWKGRGGVAVTTFDALRGFPTPGGGEVGMLVVDEAHSVKNPKTKRAQAVALWAERCERSLLMTGTPMENRVVEFRNLVRMLDGGVADSLGERDALAGSVAFRKAVAPVYLRRNQEDVLTELPSLQHTDEWEDLTASDEEAYREAVREGNFMAMRRAAYMRPAESAKLDRLREIVREAGETGQKTVVFSYFKDVLGVVEAALATGPTAGIPMFGPLTGGVPAARRQHLVDDFADASGPAVLVAQIQAAGVGLNLQAASVVVICEPQIKPTIEHQAVARAHRMGQVRPVRVHRLLATGGVDERMVRMLKEKSRLFDAYARRSAVAEATPDAVDVSDTELARRIVEEEQARLGMAGQGAAASG, encoded by the coding sequence GTGGGGCGTGAGGAGCGGGACGCGGTCGCGAGGGGGGTGCTACTGTCCGAGGCGGCTCAGGCGGTGGTCGACGACCATGCCAGGGCTGTCGAGGCGGTGCGGGCGGCACTCGAGCCGTTGCACGACGCGGCGGTCAAGCGGGAGCTCGACGCCATCGCCGTCAGCCGGCTCCAGGACGTCACGGAGGGCCGTCTGAGGCTGGGGAGTGTCGAGCGCGAGGGCTTCGGCACGGTGGGCCGCGTCCTCGAGGCGAGCCCGTATCGGCTGCGTCAGATTCCCGGAGTCGGGCAGCGTACGGTCGATCAGATGCTCGCGGCGGCCCGCCGGATCTCCGAGGCCGTGCGCGACACGGTGGCCGTGCACATCGACGTGGACCGGCCGGAACCGCGTACCACCGCACTCGTCATGGCCCTGCACGTCCTGGTCGAAGCCGGCCCGCAGGCGCGGCGCGCGGTGGAGCGGGCCGCGGAGGTGCCGGGGCGGCTCAGGCCCTTGTTGGTCGAGGCGCGGGCGGCCACCGGGCCGTTCAGGTTGTTGCTGGCCGGTCGGGAGAAGAAGACACGAGCCCTGGCCGCGGTCGCCGGGATCCGGTCGGAGGTGGACGAGGCGGAGCGGTCCGGTCTGCCCGGGCTGCTCGCCCAGGCGTCCGTGGACCTGCTGCGCGGGGCCCCTTCCGACATCGCGGCATGGGTGGACTTCGAGCTTCGTTCCGCCGAGTACTACAGCGTGCTGGCCGAGATCTCCGGGCGGTTGCCGGACCCGGCCGCCGCCGAGGGCTTCCTGCCGGAGGAGATCGCCGAGCGGATACGGACGCAGCGGCTCGACGACTCGCACCGGCGGGTGTCCCTGCGCGGGTACCAGGCCTTCGGAGCGCGGTTCGCCCTGGCGCAGCGCAAGGTGATCCTCGGCGACGAGATGGGGCTGGGCAAGACCATCCAGGCGATCGCCGTGCTGGCGCACCTCGCCGCCGAGGGGCAGAGCCACTTCATGGTCGTCTGCCCGGTGAGCGTCCTCGTGAACTGGACCCGGGAGATCGAGGCGCGCAGCGCCCTGCGCGTGATGGTGCTTCACGGGCCGGACCGGCACGACGCGTTCGCCGACTGGAAGGGGCGGGGCGGGGTGGCGGTGACCACCTTCGACGCGTTGCGCGGATTTCCCACGCCGGGCGGCGGGGAGGTCGGGATGCTCGTCGTCGACGAGGCGCACTCGGTGAAGAACCCGAAGACCAAGCGGGCCCAGGCGGTCGCCTTGTGGGCAGAGCGTTGCGAACGCAGCCTCCTCATGACGGGAACCCCGATGGAGAACCGCGTCGTGGAGTTCCGCAACCTGGTCCGGATGCTCGACGGAGGGGTCGCGGACTCCCTGGGCGAGCGCGACGCGTTGGCTGGATCGGTCGCCTTCCGGAAGGCCGTCGCACCGGTCTACCTGCGCCGCAACCAGGAGGACGTACTGACGGAACTCCCCAGCCTCCAGCACACCGACGAGTGGGAGGACCTGACCGCCTCGGACGAGGAGGCGTACCGGGAGGCCGTGCGTGAGGGCAACTTCATGGCGATGCGCAGGGCCGCGTACATGCGCCCCGCGGAATCGGCCAAGCTGGACCGGCTCCGCGAGATCGTCCGGGAGGCCGGCGAGACCGGGCAGAAGACGGTGGTCTTCTCCTACTTCAAGGACGTGCTGGGCGTCGTGGAGGCGGCGCTCGCCACCGGCCCCACCGCCGGGATCCCGATGTTCGGGCCGCTCACGGGCGGCGTCCCCGCCGCGAGGCGCCAGCACCTCGTCGACGACTTCGCCGACGCGTCCGGGCCGGCGGTGCTCGTCGCGCAGATCCAGGCCGCCGGCGTCGGGCTCAACCTGCAGGCCGCCTCCGTCGTCGTCATCTGCGAACCGCAGATCAAGCCGACCATCGAGCATCAGGCGGTGGCCCGTGCGCACCGGATGGGCCAGGTCAGGCCGGTACGTGTGCACCGGCTTCTCGCCACCGGGGGCGTGGACGAGCGCATGGTGCGGATGCTGAAGGAGAAGAGCCGGCTGTTCGATGCCTACGCCCGCCGCAGCGCCGTCGCCGAAGCCACCCCGGACGCCGTCGACGTGTCGGACACCGAACTGGCACGCCGGATCGTCGAGGAGGAGCAGGCGCGCCTGGGGATGGCGGGGCAGGGGGCCGCGGCATCCGGGTGA